One genomic region from Trueperaceae bacterium encodes:
- a CDS encoding ABC transporter substrate-binding protein, protein MKRVITLLAAGMLLLGTAFAQAPADTYVYMTFGQPVSMDPARAYDTGSGGIIENVYETLMSYDGESLDVFVPSLATGYSVSADGLHWTFDLRPNVKFHSGNLMTCKDVAWSFKYGALTANPEGAPAYLMGNLWLGTDIDGSDPAAFLSEVTWDMIDGIVTCPEGPQGLKATVNLVNPTPALIPILTYTAFSIVDSQFAIAGGAWDGTEATWQDWVGRDLTAEFLHRNASGTGAFQLVDWTDDSVVADAFADYWGGAPALKHVIYRYVDEQSTRILAIQQGDADRITLNENSAVAQVEGAAGVSVLRDPNWLPASVTAAFFNFAIDVTNNEDVGSGLLDGKGIPSNFFADVNVRRGFAQLFDQQAFVDQVYQGQGTVITMGLPSSFLGYNPDVAVRTLDLEAAEDYFRAAFDGQVWEKGFEFTALYNSGNTIRQTALELIKDNLEFINPKFKMSVRGLPWADYLSRTAEKKAPMFALGWAADYADPSNFINTFYDDDGYYSARTSISVPEIQAIIDQADQLVDPEARGFLYRGIGTLHYDQAPLIAVPIQSAFLVVRSNLNGVYYNTMYSDKFLWKDLSKN, encoded by the coding sequence ATGAAGAGAGTCATTACCCTGCTAGCCGCTGGCATGCTGTTGTTGGGCACGGCCTTCGCGCAGGCGCCGGCCGACACGTACGTGTATATGACGTTCGGCCAGCCCGTCTCGATGGACCCGGCCCGGGCTTACGACACGGGCTCCGGCGGCATCATCGAGAACGTCTACGAGACCCTCATGTCCTACGACGGCGAGTCCCTCGACGTCTTCGTCCCGAGCCTCGCCACCGGCTACTCGGTCAGCGCCGACGGCCTGCACTGGACCTTCGACCTGCGCCCGAACGTCAAGTTCCATAGCGGCAACCTCATGACGTGCAAGGACGTGGCGTGGTCCTTCAAGTACGGCGCCCTCACCGCCAACCCGGAAGGCGCCCCGGCGTACCTGATGGGCAACCTCTGGCTCGGCACCGACATCGACGGCTCCGACCCGGCTGCGTTCCTCTCCGAGGTCACGTGGGACATGATCGACGGCATCGTCACCTGCCCAGAGGGCCCGCAAGGCCTCAAGGCGACGGTCAACCTCGTCAACCCCACCCCGGCCCTCATCCCGATCCTCACCTACACGGCCTTCAGCATCGTCGACTCGCAGTTCGCCATCGCCGGCGGCGCGTGGGACGGCACCGAGGCCACGTGGCAGGACTGGGTCGGCCGTGATCTGACCGCCGAGTTCCTCCACCGCAACGCGAGCGGCACCGGCGCCTTCCAGCTCGTCGACTGGACCGACGACAGCGTCGTAGCCGACGCCTTCGCCGACTACTGGGGCGGCGCTCCCGCGCTCAAGCACGTCATCTACCGCTACGTCGACGAGCAGTCGACGCGCATCCTCGCCATCCAGCAGGGTGACGCTGATCGCATCACGCTCAACGAGAACTCCGCCGTCGCCCAGGTGGAAGGCGCCGCCGGCGTCTCCGTCCTCCGTGACCCGAACTGGCTGCCCGCCAGTGTCACCGCGGCGTTCTTCAACTTCGCCATCGACGTGACCAACAACGAGGACGTCGGCTCCGGCCTCCTCGACGGCAAGGGCATCCCGTCCAACTTCTTCGCCGACGTGAACGTGCGCCGCGGCTTCGCCCAGCTCTTCGACCAGCAGGCGTTCGTCGACCAGGTCTACCAGGGCCAGGGCACCGTCATCACCATGGGCCTGCCCTCCAGCTTCCTCGGCTATAACCCCGACGTGGCCGTCCGCACCCTCGACCTCGAAGCCGCCGAAGACTACTTCCGCGCCGCGTTCGATGGCCAGGTCTGGGAGAAGGGCTTCGAGTTCACCGCCCTCTACAACTCGGGTAACACCATCCGCCAGACGGCCCTCGAGCTCATCAAGGACAACCTCGAGTTCATCAACCCGAAGTTCAAGATGAGCGTGCGCGGTCTGCCCTGGGCCGACTACCTCTCCCGGACGGCCGAGAAGAAGGCCCCGATGTTCGCGCTCGGCTGGGCAGCTGACTACGCCGACCCGAGCAACTTCATCAACACCTTCTACGACGACGACGGCTACTACTCGGCCCGCACCAGCATCAGCGTGCCCGAGATACAGGCCATCATCGACCAGGCCGACCAGCTGGTCGACCCCGAAGCCCGTGGCTTCCTCTACCGCGGCATCGGCACCCTCCACTACGACCAGGCGCCACTCATCGCCGTGCCGATCCAGAGCGCGTTCCTGGTGGTCCGTTCCAACCTGAACGGCGTCTACTACAACACGATGTACTCCGACAAGTTCCTCTGGAAGGACCTGTCCAAGAACTGA
- a CDS encoding ABC transporter permease — protein MLVFIVRRLLLLPVVFVGVTLAIVLLMQLLTPYQRAAAYVQSEQQIRNIDSIIVQYGLTDPWYKQYGRWIGEVVKGNLGYSRTAREPVLTTLGKRFPVTLELAILAILPVIGVGVAMGTAAALNRDKPIDQFARVASIVGWSLPTFVLGIWLLVIFYGWLGWFQPGRISDAIRISTGPNSGFVNYTRMLLLDSLLNKRLDVFWDALMHMVLPVITLSVVQSAQIMRVMRSSLLDALGRDYVRTARAKGLPEHVVTHKHARRNALIPVITLSGFVLIGLINGVVITETIFNYPGLGQWAAASAVNLDYASVLGFAVFTAMMVVLANLLVDILYGVVDPRIRYE, from the coding sequence TTGCTAGTCTTCATCGTCAGGCGCCTGCTGCTCCTGCCGGTCGTGTTCGTTGGGGTGACCCTGGCGATCGTGCTGCTCATGCAGCTCCTCACCCCCTACCAACGCGCCGCCGCCTATGTCCAGTCCGAGCAGCAGATCCGTAATATCGATTCGATAATCGTTCAGTACGGCCTCACCGACCCCTGGTACAAGCAGTACGGCCGCTGGATCGGCGAGGTGGTGAAGGGCAACCTCGGCTACTCCCGCACGGCTCGCGAGCCCGTGCTGACGACGCTCGGCAAGCGCTTCCCCGTCACCCTCGAGCTCGCCATCCTCGCCATCCTGCCCGTCATTGGCGTGGGCGTCGCCATGGGCACGGCCGCGGCCCTCAACCGCGACAAACCGATAGACCAGTTCGCCCGAGTGGCGTCCATCGTGGGCTGGTCGCTGCCGACGTTCGTGCTGGGCATCTGGTTACTCGTCATCTTCTACGGCTGGTTGGGCTGGTTCCAACCCGGCCGCATATCTGATGCCATCAGGATCTCCACAGGCCCCAACTCGGGGTTCGTCAACTACACCCGCATGCTGTTGCTGGACTCGCTCCTCAACAAGCGCCTCGACGTCTTCTGGGACGCCCTCATGCACATGGTGTTGCCCGTCATCACCCTCTCGGTCGTCCAGAGCGCTCAGATCATGCGCGTGATGCGCTCCTCGCTGCTCGACGCGCTCGGCAGGGACTACGTGCGTACCGCGCGCGCCAAGGGCCTCCCCGAGCACGTCGTGACGCACAAGCACGCGCGGCGCAACGCGCTGATTCCGGTCATCACGCTCTCCGGTTTCGTCCTCATCGGGCTCATCAACGGCGTCGTCATCACGGAGACGATCTTCAACTACCCTGGCCTCGGCCAGTGGGCAGCGGCCTCCGCCGTCAACCTCGACTACGCTTCCGTGCTCGGCTTCGCCGTCTTCACGGCCATGATGGTGGTCCTCGCCAACTTGCTCGTGGACATCCTCTACGGGGTCGTCGACCCGCGGATCAGGTACGAGTAG
- a CDS encoding ABC transporter permease, with protein MAPDTDTPRNLESIGSADEHLDQPARKGRAWKRFRRNPLAVVGLIMVAGFVLIATLAPVLTELPRSCLRDLELTAANQHDYRNPVKPVFWKAIFAPPKSCFTIARVSFSTQPADAATTKTVLGTTSGGYDIFYGLVWGTRTAFKVGLIVVGIAFAIGIIIGSLSGYIGGVFDNLVMRFTDIVISLPSLVVALVVVMVLGKSIENIMLAIAVTAWPSYARLMRGEVLRIKEEEYVAGARAIGRRPLGIIGRHVLPNAIGPIVIVASLDIGSIVLTAAALSFLGLGAEIGYADWGQMISFARDWILGPPGKPFYFWYVSFWPGLIILLFVLAWNLLGDAFRDVLDPQAK; from the coding sequence ATGGCACCAGACACCGACACCCCCCGGAACCTCGAGAGCATCGGCAGCGCCGATGAGCACCTGGACCAGCCCGCGCGGAAGGGCCGCGCCTGGAAGCGCTTCCGGCGCAACCCGCTCGCCGTCGTCGGCCTGATCATGGTCGCCGGCTTCGTGCTCATCGCCACGCTGGCTCCGGTTCTCACCGAGCTGCCGCGCAGCTGCCTGCGGGACCTCGAGCTCACGGCCGCCAACCAGCACGACTACCGCAACCCCGTCAAGCCGGTCTTCTGGAAGGCCATCTTCGCTCCCCCGAAGTCGTGCTTCACGATCGCGCGGGTCAGCTTCAGCACGCAACCGGCCGACGCCGCCACGACCAAGACGGTTCTGGGCACCACCAGCGGCGGTTACGACATCTTCTACGGTCTCGTGTGGGGCACCCGTACGGCGTTCAAGGTTGGCCTCATCGTCGTCGGCATCGCCTTCGCAATCGGCATCATCATCGGGTCGCTCTCCGGCTACATAGGCGGGGTCTTCGACAACCTCGTCATGCGTTTCACCGACATCGTCATCTCGCTGCCGAGCCTCGTCGTGGCGCTGGTGGTCGTCATGGTCTTGGGGAAGTCGATCGAGAACATCATGCTGGCCATCGCGGTCACGGCGTGGCCGTCGTACGCGCGCCTGATGCGTGGCGAGGTCCTGCGCATCAAGGAGGAGGAGTACGTGGCGGGGGCGAGGGCCATCGGGCGGCGCCCGCTCGGCATCATCGGCCGTCACGTCCTTCCGAACGCCATCGGCCCCATCGTGATCGTGGCCAGCCTCGACATCGGCTCGATCGTCCTCACCGCCGCCGCGCTGTCGTTCCTCGGCCTGGGCGCCGAGATCGGTTACGCCGACTGGGGCCAGATGATCTCGTTCGCGCGCGACTGGATCCTCGGTCCTCCCGGCAAGCCGTTCTACTTCTGGTACGTCTCGTTCTGGCCCGGCTTGATCATCCTGCTCTTCGTGCTGGCCTGGAACCTGCTTGGCGACGCCTTCCGTGACGTCCTCGATCCGCAGGCCAAGTGA
- a CDS encoding cytochrome c, with protein MGYGAAVAEGASLYALNCAVCHGKGAGGLADAKLSFPPEDRTCTRCHRPSNRTVQSLSEPVVDNDMFSIGTPPPLIATAGHPTGLALTAAPAALWAYVSATMPRYEPGRQTPAEYWLLTAYLLDLNGRSAAAAEAVANAAAVATP; from the coding sequence GTGGGCTACGGGGCGGCCGTCGCCGAAGGCGCGAGCCTTTACGCGCTCAACTGCGCCGTATGCCACGGCAAGGGCGCCGGGGGGCTCGCGGATGCCAAGCTCTCGTTCCCCCCGGAAGACCGAACGTGCACGCGCTGCCACCGCCCGAGCAACCGCACGGTCCAGTCGCTGTCCGAGCCCGTGGTCGACAACGACATGTTCTCGATCGGCACGCCCCCGCCCCTGATAGCGACCGCGGGACACCCGACGGGCTTGGCGCTCACCGCCGCGCCCGCGGCACTGTGGGCGTACGTGAGCGCCACGATGCCGCGCTACGAACCCGGCCGCCAGACGCCCGCCGAGTATTGGCTCCTGACCGCCTACCTGCTCGACCTCAACGGGAGAAGCGCGGCCGCCGCCGAGGCCGTAGCCAACGCGGCCGCCGTGGCCACGCCTTGA
- the hisF gene encoding imidazole glycerol phosphate synthase subunit HisF codes for MLAKRIIPCLDVHAGRVTRGRQFGRAELGELADVGDPVALAMVYNDQGADELVMYDITATSEGRGAILDVAARVAERCFMPLTVGGGVRGLADMRALMLAGADKVSINSGAIADPELLTRAADQFGSQAVVLSIDVRARSRATGSTEARGRSAGAWDVYAAGGRRETGLDMLAWAEKGAALGAGEIVLNSIDGDGMNTGYDLEALRALRAAVSVPVVASGGAGNAEDMRAALLTGVDAALAAGIFHRGEVSVAHVKRVCAAAGLPMREVAA; via the coding sequence ATGCTTGCTAAACGCATCATCCCGTGCCTGGACGTCCACGCCGGCCGAGTGACCCGCGGTCGGCAGTTCGGGCGCGCCGAGCTGGGGGAGCTCGCGGACGTCGGCGACCCCGTCGCCCTCGCCATGGTCTATAACGACCAGGGGGCGGACGAGCTCGTCATGTACGACATCACGGCCACGAGCGAGGGCCGCGGCGCCATCCTCGACGTCGCCGCGCGCGTGGCCGAGCGCTGCTTCATGCCCCTCACCGTGGGCGGCGGTGTCCGCGGCCTGGCGGACATGCGCGCGCTCATGCTCGCCGGGGCCGACAAGGTGTCCATCAACTCCGGCGCCATCGCCGACCCCGAGCTGCTGACGCGGGCAGCGGACCAGTTCGGGTCGCAGGCGGTAGTCCTCTCCATCGACGTGCGCGCCCGCTCGCGCGCGACCGGGTCGACCGAGGCGCGCGGCCGGTCCGCTGGTGCGTGGGACGTGTACGCGGCAGGTGGTAGGCGTGAGACCGGCCTCGACATGCTCGCCTGGGCCGAGAAGGGCGCGGCGTTGGGAGCGGGGGAGATAGTGCTGAACAGCATCGACGGCGACGGCATGAACACGGGTTACGACCTGGAGGCCCTCCGCGCCTTGCGGGCCGCCGTGAGCGTGCCGGTGGTGGCGTCGGGCGGCGCCGGCAACGCCGAGGACATGCGCGCTGCGCTCCTGACCGGGGTCGACGCGGCCCTGGCCGCCGGCATCTTCCACCGGGGCGAGGTGAGCGTCGCGCACGTGAAGCGGGTCTGCGCGGCGGCGGGGCTGCCGATGCGCGAGGTGGCGGCATGA
- the hisIE gene encoding bifunctional phosphoribosyl-AMP cyclohydrolase/phosphoribosyl-ATP diphosphatase HisIE → MTDLRYDERGLVPVVVQSAADGAVLMLAYADRQAVALTLETREAHYYSRSRSEIWRKGATSGNTQRVAEVRYDCDSDALLYLVEERGPACHTGERTCFYRTLEGGELAARAVETGPAAPFGGAPSGRVTEAGAANLGTTLQALQAVIVGRLAALPEGSYVRKLHERGVGYVAQKVVEEAGETVVAALLERDDELINESADLLFHLSVLLTERGVGLGAVAEKLDERRR, encoded by the coding sequence ATGACCGACCTCCGTTACGACGAGCGGGGGCTCGTGCCGGTCGTGGTGCAGTCGGCGGCCGACGGCGCCGTCCTCATGCTCGCCTACGCCGACCGTCAGGCCGTCGCACTGACGCTCGAGACGCGCGAGGCGCACTACTACAGCCGCTCGCGCTCGGAGATCTGGCGCAAGGGCGCGACCAGCGGCAACACGCAGCGCGTCGCCGAGGTCCGCTACGACTGCGACTCGGACGCGCTGCTCTACCTGGTCGAGGAGCGCGGGCCGGCGTGCCATACGGGGGAGAGGACGTGCTTCTATCGGACGTTGGAGGGCGGCGAGCTCGCGGCCCGAGCGGTCGAGACGGGCCCGGCCGCGCCCTTTGGCGGCGCGCCGAGCGGACGCGTCACCGAGGCGGGCGCCGCCAACCTCGGCACCACGCTCCAGGCGCTGCAGGCCGTGATCGTGGGCCGCCTCGCCGCGCTGCCGGAAGGCTCCTACGTGCGCAAGCTCCACGAGCGCGGCGTCGGCTACGTGGCGCAGAAGGTCGTCGAGGAAGCCGGCGAGACCGTTGTGGCCGCCCTGCTCGAGCGCGACGACGAGTTGATCAACGAGAGCGCCGACCTCCTCTTCCACCTGAGCGTGCTCCTCACGGAGCGGGGAGTCGGGCTGGGCGCGGTCGCCGAGAAGCTCGACGAGCGGAGGCGGTAG
- the glpX gene encoding class II fructose-bisphosphatase: protein MTKPTDGELKDAGGKQTAGVRAGGERKATRNVVRSGGLEAALVLDTVRVTEQAAIAASRVAGKGDADLVDQAGVDAMRSVLNELPIAGEIVIGEGERDEAPMLYIGEKVGTAGPDDWEVDIAVDPVEGTNITARMINNSVAVIAMAERGGLFQAPDTYMEKLIVGPPAKGRVDLTWPVAANLRGVALSLDRAVDDLTVVILDRPRHEQLVREVREAGARVKLIGDGDVIAALAAAVRGTNVHAVMGTGGAPEGVLAAAALKCLGGEIHGRFRPRNEDERRRLQAAGASEDRVYRTEDLAPGRDIVFSATGITDGDLLRGVKFFKNGARTHSITMGYRSRVIRFTDSVHLLGDGARVTIQV, encoded by the coding sequence ATGACCAAGCCAACAGACGGTGAGCTCAAGGATGCCGGCGGCAAGCAGACGGCCGGCGTGAGGGCGGGCGGGGAGCGCAAGGCCACGCGGAACGTCGTGCGTAGCGGCGGCCTGGAGGCCGCGCTCGTGCTCGACACGGTCAGGGTGACGGAGCAGGCCGCCATCGCCGCCAGCCGCGTGGCCGGCAAGGGTGACGCCGACCTCGTCGACCAGGCGGGCGTCGACGCCATGCGCTCGGTCCTCAACGAGCTCCCCATCGCCGGCGAGATCGTGATCGGCGAGGGCGAGCGCGACGAGGCGCCCATGCTCTACATCGGCGAGAAGGTCGGCACGGCCGGGCCGGACGACTGGGAGGTCGACATCGCCGTCGACCCCGTCGAGGGCACCAACATCACGGCGCGGATGATCAACAACTCCGTCGCGGTCATCGCGATGGCCGAGCGCGGCGGCCTCTTCCAGGCGCCGGACACCTACATGGAGAAGCTCATCGTCGGCCCACCGGCCAAGGGCAGGGTCGACCTCACCTGGCCCGTCGCGGCCAACCTGCGTGGCGTCGCGCTGTCGCTCGACCGGGCCGTCGACGACCTGACGGTCGTCATCCTCGACCGCCCCCGCCACGAGCAGCTCGTGCGCGAGGTGCGTGAGGCCGGCGCGCGCGTGAAGCTGATCGGCGACGGCGACGTCATCGCGGCCCTCGCCGCCGCCGTGCGCGGCACGAACGTGCACGCGGTCATGGGCACCGGCGGCGCGCCGGAAGGCGTGCTGGCCGCGGCCGCGCTCAAGTGCCTCGGCGGCGAGATCCACGGCCGCTTCCGCCCGCGCAACGAGGACGAGCGCCGGCGCCTACAGGCGGCCGGGGCGAGCGAGGACCGCGTCTACCGCACGGAGGACTTGGCGCCCGGCCGCGACATCGTCTTCAGCGCCACGGGCATCACGGACGGCGACCTCCTGCGGGGCGTCAAGTTCTTCAAGAACGGCGCACGCACGCATAGCATCACGATGGGCTACCGCTCGCGGGTCATCCGCTTCACGGACTCCGTGCACCTGCTCGGGGACGGAGCGCGGGTGACGATCCAGGTGTGA
- a CDS encoding antitoxin, translating into MPAVTIRNLSEEAHRALKVRAAQHGRSAEAEMRAILEAAVRPADRLRIGSAVSALSREAGLTNADFEALERGRDRTPAVPLRLG; encoded by the coding sequence ATGCCGGCCGTGACGATCCGCAACCTGTCCGAAGAGGCGCACCGCGCTCTGAAGGTGCGCGCCGCCCAGCATGGACGAAGCGCCGAGGCAGAGATGCGCGCCATTCTGGAGGCGGCCGTGCGCCCCGCTGATCGGTTGCGCATCGGTTCCGCCGTGTCGGCGTTGAGCCGCGAGGCCGGGCTGACCAACGCTGATTTCGAGGCGCTGGAACGAGGTCGCGACAGGACCCCCGCCGTGCCCCTGCGCCTCGGATGA
- a CDS encoding type II toxin-antitoxin system VapC family toxin translates to MIVLDTNVVSEAMKPEPDPAVRDWLDEQVAETLFLTSVTVAELRFGIGMLPEGRRKQRFALALDGLLGLFDGRILAFDTDAARHYADLAVAARNAGKGFPTPDGYIAAIATAHGFAVATRDTTAFAAAGVPIIDPWKAGQR, encoded by the coding sequence ATGATCGTTCTGGATACGAACGTCGTCTCGGAGGCGATGAAACCCGAGCCGGATCCCGCCGTCCGCGACTGGTTGGACGAACAGGTCGCCGAGACCCTCTTCCTTACCAGTGTGACCGTGGCGGAGTTGCGATTCGGTATCGGCATGCTACCCGAAGGCCGACGCAAGCAGAGGTTCGCCCTGGCGCTCGACGGTCTTCTCGGGCTGTTCGACGGCAGGATCCTCGCCTTCGACACCGATGCGGCACGCCATTACGCTGACCTCGCCGTCGCGGCCCGCAACGCGGGCAAAGGATTCCCCACGCCCGACGGCTACATAGCCGCCATCGCGACCGCCCATGGCTTCGCCGTCGCGACGCGTGATACCACGGCCTTCGCGGCGGCGGGTGTTCCGATCATCGACCCCTGGAAGGCCGGACAGCGCTAA
- the rdgB gene encoding RdgB/HAM1 family non-canonical purine NTP pyrophosphatase encodes MTFVQDLGEPSLAPLRIAIATQNPGKLREFADALAGLPFELVAAPDMDVTEFPEENGATYEENALIKAGHVALATGLPALSDDSGLEVDVLGGAPGVYTARFGGPGLTDGERMAHLLQQLRKVPDEARTARFVAVIVLATPAGAVETFRGESEGRVLHGPRGEKGFGYDPIFHSTELGKGFAEATLAEKRAVSHRGRALAAFAAWAVTPAGNEVLRDTTPRELEFD; translated from the coding sequence GTGACCTTCGTTCAGGACCTGGGAGAGCCCAGCCTAGCCCCACTCCGCATCGCCATCGCCACCCAGAACCCGGGCAAGCTCCGGGAGTTCGCAGACGCCCTCGCGGGCCTCCCCTTCGAGCTCGTGGCGGCGCCCGACATGGACGTCACCGAGTTCCCCGAGGAGAACGGCGCGACCTACGAGGAGAACGCCCTCATCAAGGCGGGGCACGTCGCGCTGGCCACGGGCCTCCCAGCGCTGTCGGACGACTCCGGCCTGGAGGTCGACGTCCTCGGCGGCGCCCCGGGCGTGTACACGGCCCGCTTCGGCGGCCCCGGCCTGACGGACGGCGAGCGCATGGCGCACTTGTTGCAGCAACTCCGCAAGGTTCCGGACGAGGCGCGAACGGCCAGGTTCGTCGCCGTCATCGTGCTGGCCACACCCGCCGGTGCGGTCGAGACCTTCAGGGGCGAAAGCGAGGGCCGCGTCCTGCACGGCCCCCGTGGCGAGAAGGGGTTCGGTTACGACCCCATCTTCCACAGCACGGAGCTAGGCAAGGGGTTCGCGGAGGCGACGCTGGCGGAGAAGCGCGCCGTGAGCCACCGTGGGCGCGCGCTCGCGGCCTTCGCTGCGTGGGCCGTAACGCCGGCAGGGAACGAGGTCCTGCGGGATACCACGCCGCGCGAGCTTGAGTTCGACTAG
- the rph gene encoding ribonuclease PH, with protein MSAHKREGRAATELRPVNVELGYNPHAEGSAVVTWGRTVIAATVTIEAKLPPHLRATAHKGGWLTAEYALLPRSTKERVARERLYASGRTQEIQRLMGRALRSTVDLDLFKGKTVTVDADVLVADGGTRCAAILAGYAALHQAADRLVFQGGVAEWPLRHELAAVSVGVVNGETRVDLDHAEDAAAELDLNVVATATGDVLEVQGGSETGPVSAERYVTLVAAGVAAVERLVAQVRGQLK; from the coding sequence ATGAGCGCACACAAGCGCGAGGGCCGCGCCGCCACCGAGCTGAGGCCCGTGAACGTCGAGCTCGGCTACAACCCCCACGCTGAAGGCTCGGCTGTGGTGACCTGGGGTCGCACCGTGATCGCGGCCACCGTGACCATCGAGGCCAAGCTGCCGCCGCACCTTCGCGCCACGGCGCACAAGGGCGGCTGGCTCACGGCCGAATATGCCCTCCTCCCCCGCAGCACCAAGGAACGCGTCGCGCGCGAACGCCTCTACGCCTCCGGCCGCACCCAGGAGATCCAACGCCTCATGGGCCGGGCACTGCGCAGCACGGTCGACCTCGACCTGTTCAAGGGCAAGACCGTCACGGTCGACGCCGATGTCCTCGTGGCCGACGGCGGCACGCGCTGCGCCGCCATCCTCGCCGGCTACGCGGCGCTGCACCAGGCGGCCGACAGGCTCGTCTTCCAAGGCGGCGTCGCGGAGTGGCCGCTGCGCCACGAGCTGGCCGCCGTGAGCGTCGGCGTGGTGAACGGCGAGACGCGCGTCGACCTCGACCACGCCGAGGACGCCGCCGCCGAGCTCGACCTCAACGTGGTCGCCACGGCGACGGGCGACGTCCTCGAGGTCCAGGGCGGCAGCGAGACCGGCCCCGTCTCGGCCGAACGCTACGTGACGCTCGTGGCGGCCGGCGTCGCGGCCGTGGAACGCCTCGTCGCGCAGGTGCGAGGGCAGCTCAAGTGA
- a CDS encoding dihydrofolate reductase family protein, protein MAKLVFGMNQSLDGYVDHTAFGPSPTLFRHFIEQTEREAGAVYGRGIYEIMRYWDDDQPDWDAGEHAFAAAWRNLPKWVVSRSLKSVGPNAQLVEGDLESAIRRLKVEREGEIEVAGPKLAHSLGQLGLIDEYRIYLHPVVLGHGRPLFVGPRPPLRLVANDVLDENVVRLVYVPA, encoded by the coding sequence ATGGCCAAGCTTGTGTTCGGAATGAACCAATCACTGGACGGCTACGTCGATCACACGGCGTTCGGGCCGAGCCCCACGCTCTTCCGCCACTTCATCGAGCAGACCGAGAGGGAGGCCGGTGCCGTGTACGGTCGCGGGATATACGAGATCATGCGCTATTGGGACGACGACCAACCGGACTGGGACGCGGGAGAGCACGCCTTCGCGGCGGCGTGGCGGAACCTGCCGAAATGGGTCGTCTCGCGCTCGTTGAAGTCGGTCGGTCCCAACGCCCAGCTCGTCGAGGGCGATCTCGAGAGCGCGATCCGTAGGCTGAAGGTCGAGCGCGAAGGCGAGATCGAGGTCGCCGGCCCGAAGCTGGCGCACAGTCTCGGCCAACTCGGCCTGATAGACGAGTACCGCATCTACCTGCACCCCGTTGTGTTGGGTCACGGCCGGCCGCTCTTCGTGGGTCCTCGCCCGCCGCTCAGGTTGGTAGCCAATGACGTGCTGGACGAGAACGTGGTCAGGCTGGTGTACGTTCCCGCCTGA
- a CDS encoding DUF2847 family protein produces the protein MLKDRIVLLNSPEAVEAFFERYPSSVIFKAGTCHKTMQGFGFVQEQLEGREDLMCGVIRVVEARPASNLVAERTGIQHESPQVIVFDAGKPVFAVDNWDITPEALTEGFGRVAVGEPVAAPSAKSGSDLRPYLDVLERYLAGSMDDSDFEHTYTYMFRGDSTLRPGDEVEALNSIFGDVDQHINMHLMMAGKADNSRLRQRAQAAYDRLREIAGATA, from the coding sequence ATGCTCAAAGACCGGATCGTCCTACTGAACTCGCCAGAAGCCGTCGAAGCCTTCTTCGAGCGGTACCCGAGCAGCGTCATCTTCAAGGCGGGCACGTGCCACAAGACCATGCAGGGCTTCGGCTTCGTGCAGGAGCAGCTCGAGGGGCGCGAGGACCTCATGTGCGGCGTCATCCGCGTCGTCGAGGCGCGCCCGGCCAGCAACCTCGTGGCGGAGCGCACGGGCATCCAGCACGAGTCGCCGCAGGTCATCGTCTTCGACGCAGGGAAGCCCGTGTTCGCGGTGGACAACTGGGACATCACGCCGGAGGCCCTGACGGAAGGCTTCGGCCGCGTGGCGGTCGGCGAGCCGGTCGCTGCTCCGAGCGCCAAGTCGGGCTCCGACCTGCGCCCGTACCTGGACGTGCTCGAGCGCTACCTCGCCGGCAGCATGGACGACTCGGACTTCGAGCACACCTACACGTACATGTTCCGTGGCGACTCCACGCTCCGGCCGGGCGACGAGGTGGAAGCGCTCAACTCGATCTTCGGCGACGTCGACCAGCACATCAACATGCACCTGATGATGGCGGGCAAGGCCGACAACTCCAGGCTCCGCCAGCGCGCGCAGGCCGCTTACGACAGGCTGAGGGAGATCGCCGGCGCTACCGCCTGA